From the Methanocaldococcus fervens AG86 genome, the window ATGCAGAGTTCTAAAGAGTCCCCTAAAAAATCAGCTATTTTCTGTATTTCTTTTGGCTGATAGTTGTGGGCTAAGATTACAGCGTTTTTTTCCTCCTTTAATTTATTTATTCTCTCCACAATATCCATAATATCCCTCAAATGTGTATTAATTTTATTTTAAATTTTAAATCCATGCTTTTCCAATCTTTCAACAACCATATCCCATGTTGGTAGGTTAGTTTGACATCCTTTTGCCTCAACAACAAATGAAGCAGTTGTCGCTCCAATTAAACCACATTTTTTTAAGCTGTATCCTTTAACATATGCAGATAAAAATCCTGCTCTATAGCTATCTCCAGCTCCTGTTGGATCTACAACAGCCTCTGCTTTAATACAAGGAATATCTATTTTTTCATCTTTGGTGTATATTACACTACCCTTAGAGCCCTTTGTTACTATAAGGACATCAACCCTCTTTAGATAATCATCAATGTCAAAATTCAAGAGTTTTAATGCTCTCTCAAATTCATGCTTATTCATAAATAAAAAGTTTGTATGCTCAATCATCTCTAATAAATTTTCTTTTGAGTATTGTGGTAGATCTTGCCCAGGATCGAAAGATACTAGATTATTTCCATATGCTTTTTTAGCACATTTTAGATTAAATTCCGGATCTCCTGTGGCTATGTGAACAATTTCAGTATTAAACTTTGGTGGATTCAGCTCTTTATAATGCTTAGCCGCTCCCCATAGGAAGAAGGTGATTTGATTGTTATCTTTATCTGTGAATATCCATGCCTTTGGAGTTTCCTCCTCTTCAGAGTAGTAAAGTTTGGAGATATTTATTCCTAAATTCTTTAAATATCTCTCATATCCACTGTTTTTAAAATCATAACCAACACATGATAAAAGTTCTGAATCAACATCAAGCTTTTTTATCCCTACTGCTGTATTAGCAGCGGCTCCACCATAATACTTTCTCGCTGAAGGAATTTGTACAGAAGTGTTTGGTTCTGGAAATTTTTCTACATTAAAAATATAATCAAGGGCTGTATGTCCTACACAAGTAATTTTTTCCATTCTACCACCTAATTTTTAAGAAGAATATGTTTATATACAGTTAGCTTTTAAACTAAAATTATCAAACTATTACTTAAAGATTTATGGGGGATAAGTTATGATAAATATATCTGAAAATTCTGAAGCAAAGGAATTAATACCTATTGCCCAAGCTGTTCATATATTGGTTAACAAACTACCTGTTGCTGCAAGAAGTAAAAATAAACCTGGAGTTAGATTAGAGAAAGGGGAGGTTGTTGATACAAACTATGAAGGATATGTTTTAAGAGTAGCCATTAAACAAGGAAAGGTTATTAGAGCAACGCCTATTGTAGGCCCTTATGCGGGACTTCCAGTCATTGTGGCCCCAATTAAAGATGGGGATAAAGTTGTAGGTGCTATTGGTGTGGTTGATATTACAGCAGGGATATTTGAGGATATAATAGCAATAGCAAGAAGACCTGAGCTCCATAAATTCCTACCAGAAGATGCATTTCCAAAATAAGTAAAATATATAAAACCGCAAAAATCCCATACTATAACGGTTTGCTCAATGTTGCAAATACGTCAATAGTATTTAAAAAGAGCTGGACATTAATTGCCCCTAAAAGGGGGCAACTTAATGGACGTGGGTATACCAATAGGAGTTTACCCTATGGTTTCAAAATAAAAATTTTAAGGTGATGAAATGAAAAAAATATTTATCTACCCCCCAAATAGCTTAATATTGAGTGATTTAGTTGAAAGATTTGGACATAAGCCGTTAAATCTAAACATAGTTATAGGAAAGTTGGTAAGAAATCCTGAGATAGACAGCCCACCAATGAACATAACTGATGAAGAACCAAAAAAAGGTTTAAAGTATGCTGCTGTAGAAGTTCCTTCAGGTGTTAGAGGGAGAATGGCTTTAATTGGGCCTTTAATTGAAGAAGCTGAAGCGGCAATAATAATGGAAGACGCTCCAATAGCCTTTGGATGCATAGGATGCCAGAGAACTAATGAGTTAACCCTATACTTAGTAAGAAGAAAAAATATCCCTACATTGAAAGTTAAATATCCAACAAATGAAGAAGAGGCTGAAATTTTAGTTAATAAGATAGCCAACTTTTTAAAAAGCTTAGAAGAGAGTAAAGAGAATTAAAAAATTTGGGAAGATGATTATAACAACAACACCAACTATTGAAGGAAAAAATATAGCAAATTTTTGGGAATTGTTGATAGAGTAGCTTGTATTGAAATTCTATATTACCATGAGGATATGTATGAAAAAGCGTTAAAAGAAGCAAAAAGATTGGAGCAAATGCGATTGTTGGAGTAAGATCTGAATTTAAAGGAAATGTAGTAGTTGTTTAGTAAAAAATAAAAATAAATAATTTTATATACTTTATTTTTTTAGCAATAGATAAACATCTTCTCCACTTTTAACATTCTTTAGGTATTCAGCGTTTTCAACTATTCTTCCAACAATGTTTGTTTTTTCAAAACTCTCCCCTGTAGGACCAAATTTATCGCTTTCTCCTAATCTAACCCCAATCATTCCTTTATACCTACTAACCATGTTTGTTACTCCAATGGCGCATGGCTCAACCTTATCGGTTGGGATGTTTTCAGGTAACAAACCTTTTGAGTAATCTGGATTTCCTTTAAACATTACAACATCTTTATGTTTGAAATAAACGTGGAGCTTTCCAACTCTTTTTGTTGTTAAGCCAGTAGTTTTTCTAAAGTACCATGTAGTTATAGGTGCCTTATCTTCATAAAGCTCAATAACAACTATTTTGCTCTTATCCAATCCTCTTATTTTAACTTTCTTTTCCTTTAACACATCTAAGGTATATTCTGGCTCCTGTTCAACAACAATGGCATTTTCTAAATCTCCCTCTTTCTCAACCTCTATGTTGTATTTTTTAAACATCTCCTCTGCTTCTTCCATAGTTAAACCAATAGCACACAACCTTTCAGGAATTGTTTTTACAGACAAAATTCCTGAATCAGAGAAATCAATTAGTTCTATTCCTTCTTTAACTCTTCCAACAACTGTATGGGATAAAGAGGAGCTTCTACCCTCCCTATAGATATAAACTTTACCTTCTCCAACTCCATAATTCCTTACGGTTATAAATCCTCTCTCCCTGTCAATTAAATTCCCTTCTTCAATCTTCAATGTTTGTAATCTACAATCAGCGACATAAGTGTTTGTTTTTTCAGAAATTTCAAATATTCCATCTTCCATTAAAGCTAAACAATGTTCTACAGCTGAAGGTGTTCCATCAAACTCAGCTGTGAAGTATGTAAAGATTTTCCAACCATCTTCCAACTTTGTATCTAAGTTTGTTGTTACTAAGTAATCAACAGCTTCTTTTTCCTCTTTAATTGGCTCTATGTCAATAATTTTGTCTCCGATATCTAATCTATCAATAACCCATTTACCTCCAACAACAATACCAATTTTTGGATTTTTTAACCCATAAATCCCTTCAGTTTTTTTCTTAATAAATACTATATGCCCTTCATCCTTATCTAAACCAGAAATGCTTAAAAGAACATCCCACTTTTTAAAAGCTCCTGGTTCAGCTGAAATCTCTAAATCGATGGTTGTTGGACCAAATGCGGTATCAACTCCACTAACCCATCTAAGCTTTTTTACGAAATTTTTGTAATTATTTACAAAAAATTTGGCTGTTTCATTATCTTCAGTTATCGCCACCGTTATATTCCCTTTAGTGGTTTTAATTAAAAACTTCTTAGCTATCTTTTCAGCTTCCCTTTTAACTCCCTTTATAATAACTATATTTGCCCCTTCTTTGTAATATTCATCTTTTATTACATCTTTCAAAGTTTCTCCAACTTTTTCCTTTCCGTTTACAATTACCTTAGCCATAGTTCCACCAATTATTTGGATATTATAACTGTCTTTATACTGCTCATCTCTTCCATTGCATATTTAATTCCTTCCCTTCCTAAACCACTCTTCTTAACTCCTCCAAACGGCATATTATCCTGCCTAAATAATGATGAATCGTTTATAATAACCCCTCCAAACTCTAAGTTCTCTGCAAATTTCAATGCCTTATTTATATCATTTGTAAATACAGCTGAGTGCAACCCATACTCTGTACTGTTGGCTATATCAATCATCTCCTCTTCATTAGCCCTAATTATTGGAATTACGGGAGCAAAAGTTTCTGTTTTACATAAGATGTTGTCTCTATCAACTTCTAATATTGTTGGATAGAATATAGCTTTATCCCTCTTTCCTCCTAAAAGTAATTTTCCTCCTTCATCTATGGCTTTTTCAACAATTCCCTCAACCCACTCTGCATGTTCAACACTTATTAATGGTCCCACATCAGTTCTCTCATCCAATGGATTACCTACATTTAGCTCTTTAGCTTTATTTACAAACATCTCTATAAATCTATCTGCTATACTTTCATCAACTAAAATCATCCCTACAGAGATGCAAACCTGCCCAGCGTATATAAAGCTACCTTTTATTAGAGAGTTAACAGCTTTCTCTAAGTTTGCATCCTTTAATACAATATTTGGATTGACTCCTCCTAATTCTAAAGTAATCTTTTTAAATCCAGCTTTTTTAGCTATCATCTCTCCAACTTTCAAACTTCCAGTGAATGAAATCATATTAACCTTTTCATTGACAACCATTTCATCTCCTACAACTTCCCCAGCTCCAGTAAGTAGGTTATAAACTCCCAATGGAACTTTATATTTCTTTAAAGCTCTCTCTATAATTTTAGCCAACTCTATGCAAGCAAGAGGGGCTTTTGATGACGGGTGGTGAATTACAACGTTTCCAGTAGCTATTGCTGAAGCTATCTTATGGGCTGATAAATTTAAAGGAAAGTTGAATGGTGTTATAGCTCCGACTATTCCAACAGGTTCTCTTTTTGTAAATATCAATTTATCGTCTGAAGGAATTGCCTCATCTCTAAACTCTTTAGCATAAAAGGCAGCTAATTTGAATGTTCCAATACTTCTTTCAACTTCTACTCTCGCCTGTTTTATTGGTTTTCCAGCATCTATAGCTAATATTTTAGCAAGCTCTTCTTTCCTTTCTTTAATTTGTTTTGCAATATTCATTAAGATGTTGTATCGTTTAGATATAGAAAGGTTTTTCATAACTTCTTTATATTTCTCTGCAGTATCTATTGCCTCTTTAACTTCTTCCCTACTTAGAGCAGGGATTTTTTTAATAACTTCTAAAGTATATGGGTTGATAACTTCAAAATCTTCCCTATCAATCCACTTTCCATCAATGAACATAATTCCACCATAATAAAATTTAGAAAATCTACTTAATAGTTTTGTATCTCATATCTTAAATGTTTTTAGCAAATGTATTTATATCTTCATTTAGTAAAATAGTAGTATCCAAATATAAATCAATAAATTAAGTGGGATATCATGGATTACATAGATTTAAATTATACTCCAAACGAAAATGATTTGTTATCATGCATGATAATCAAAGGAGAAAATTTAGAAAAATTGGCAAATGAGATTGCTGGTGAGAGTTCTATTGGAACATGGACTAAAGTTCAAACAATGAAGAGCGATATTTATACAAAATTAAAACCAAAAGTTTATGAAATTAAAGAGATTGGAAATGAAGGCAGATACAAAATAGGCCTAATAAAGATTGCTTATCCGTTGTATGCTTTTGAAATAAACAACATGCCAGGGGTTTTGGCAGGGATTGCTGGAAATATATTTGGAATGAAGATTGCCAAAGGTTTGAGGATATTAGATTTTAGATTTCCAGAAGAGTTTGTTAAATCCTATAAAGGCCCAAGATTTGGAATTGAAGGGGTTAGAAAAACTCTTAAAATTAAGGAAAGACCATTATTGGGAACTATAGTTAAACCAAAAGTGGGTTTAAGGACAGAGGAGCATGCAAAAGTGGCTTACGAAGCATGGGTAGGAGGGGTTGATTTAGTTAAGGATGATGAAAACTTAACGTCCCAAGAATTTAACAAATTTGAAGATAGAGTTTATAAAACCTTGGAGATGAGGGATAAGGCGGAGGAAGAGACTGGAGAAAGGAAGGCATATATGCCAAATATAACAGCCCCATACAGAGAAATGCTGAGGAGGGCAGAGATTGCTGAAGACGCTGGAAGTGAATATGTGATGATTGACGTGGTTGTTAGCGGGTTTTCAGCAGTTCAATCATTCAGAGAGGAGGAATTTAATTTTATAATACATGCACATAGGGCAATGCATGCGGCAATAACAAGAGGGAGGGATTTTGGAATATCGATGCTCGCATTAGCCAAGATTTACAGGTTGTTGGGAGTTGATCAACTGCATATAGGAACGGTTGTTGGAAAAATGGAAGGAGGAGAGAAGGAGGTTAAAGCAATTAGGGATGAGATAGTTTATGATAAGGTTGAGGCAGATAACGAAAACAAATTTTTCAATCAAGAATGGTTTGGTATTAATCCAATATTCCCAGTATCTTCAGGAGGAGTTCATCCTAAGTTGGTTCCAAAAATAGTTGAAATTTTAGGAAGAGATTTAATTATACAAGCTGGAGGAGGGGTGCATGGGCATCCAGATGGAACTAAAGCTGGAGCTAAGGCAATGAGAGCGGCTATAGAGGCAGTTGTAGAAGGGAAGTCGTTGGAAGAAAAGGCTGAAGAAGTTGAAGAATTAAAGAAGGCATTGGGGTATTGGAAATAAGCATAAATATTTAGTTTTTTTGTTAGCGCAATATTTAAATATTCAATTTTTTTATAGTAATCATCTTATACCAATTTGAGAATAGATTATTTGAGAGAAGTTTTATCGAATTTTAAAAATATTTAATTATGTGATTATTATGGTTCATGTCGCATGTTCTGAAAACATGAAAAAATATTTTGAAAGTATTGTTGATGAAGTTAAAAAAATTTACAAAATTGCAGAAGAGTGTAGAAAAAAAGGTTTTGACCCAGTTGATGAAGTAGAGATTCCATTAGCTGCTGATATGGCTGATAGAGTTGAGGGATTGGTGGGGCCGAAAGGTGTTGCTGGGAGAATTAGGGAATTGGTTAAAGAGTTAGGTAAAGAGCCAGCAGCATTGGAAATAGCTAAAGAAATTGTAGAAGGAAAATTTGGAGATTTTGACAAAGAAAAAAAGGCAGAGCAGGCAGTTAGAACTGCATTAGCTGTATTGACAGAAGGTATTGTTGCCGCTCCACTGGAGGGAATTGCAGACGTTAAAATCAAAAAAAATCCAGATGGGAGTGAATATTTAGCTATATACTATGCAGGACCTATAAGAAGTGCTGGGGGAACAGCTCAGGCGTTATCTGTCTTAGTTGGGGATTTCGTTAGAAAGGCAATGGGATTGGATAGGTATAAACCAACAGAGGATGAGATTGAGAGGTATGTTGAGGAGGTTGAGCTGTATCAATCAGAAGTTGGAAGTTTTCAATACAACCCAAAAGCTGATGAAATTAGAACAGCTGTAAGAAATATTCCAATTGAGATTACTGGAGAAGCTACAGATGATGTTGAAGTTTCTGGGCATAGGGATTTACCGAGAGTTGAGACAAACCAGCTAAGGGGAGGGGCTTTATTAGTTTTAGTTGAAGGGGTTTTGTTGAAAGCTCCTAAAATATTGAGGCATGTAGATAAATTAGGAATAGAAGGATGGGATTGGCTTAAAGATTTAATGAGTAAAAAAGAAGAGGAAGAAGAGGAAAAAGATGAAAAAATAGATGATGAAGATGTGGATGAAGAGGAAGAAGAGATAAGTGGGTACTGGAGAGATATTAAAATAGAGGCAAATAAAAAGTTTATAAGCGAAGTTATTGCTGGAAGGCCTGTATTTGCTCATCCATCAAAAGTTGGAGGATTTAGGCTGAGATATGGAAGGAGTAGGAATACTGGATTTGCTACTCAAGGATTTCATCCTGCTTTAATGTACTTAGTTGATGAATTCATGGCTGTTGGAACTCAGTTAAAGACTGAAAGACCTGGAAAAGCTACATGCGTTGTGCCGGTTGATAGCATTGAGCCACCAATTGTTAAGCTTAAAAATGGGGATGTTATTAGAGTTGATACAATAGAGAAGGCTATAGAAGTAAGGGATAGAGTTGAGGAAATCTTATTCTTAGGAGATGTTTTAGTTAATTATGGGGATTTTTTAGAGAACAACCATCCTTTATTACCAAGTTGCTGGTGTGAAGAGTGGTATGAGAAGGTTTTGATAGCTAGCAACGTAGGGTATGATAAAGAGTTTATAAAGAATCCAAAGCCAGAAGAGGCTGTTAAATTTGCCTTAGAAACAAAAACTCCACTACATCCAAGATATACATATCATTGGCATGATGTTAGCAAAGAAGATATAATATTATTAAGAAATTGGTTATTAAAAGGAAAAGAAGATGATTTTGAAGGAAAAAAAGTTTGGATTGTTGGCTTAGAAACTGAGGATGATAAGAAGGCAAAGAGAATTTTAGAGTTAATTGGTTGCTGTCATTTAGTTAGAAATAAAAAGGTGATGATTGAGGAATACTATCCACTTCTATACTCTTTAGGTTATGATGTTGAAAATAAGAAGGATTTGATTGAAAACATAGATGAAATTTTAAATTCTGCAAAAAATAGCATGCATCTTATAAATCTATTGGCTCCATTTGAGGTTAGGAGAAACACCTATGTGTATGTTGGGGCAAGAATGGGAAGACCTGAAAAAGCTGCTCCAAGAAAGATGAAACCTCCAGTTAATGGTCTCTTCCCTATAGGTAATGCTGGAGGACAAGTTAGATTGATAAATAAGGCTGTTGAAGAAAATAACACGGATGATATTGACGTTTCATATACAAGATGTCCAAAATGTGGGAAAATCTCTTTATATAGAGTTTGTCCATTCTGTGGAACTAAAGTGGAATTAGATACTTTTGGAAAAATCAAAGCCCCATTAAAGGAGTACTGGTATGCTGCTTTAAAGAGGTTAGGGATAAATAAGCCAGGAGATGTTAAATGTATTAAAGGGATGACATCAAAGCAAAAAATTGTTGAACCATTGGAAAAGGCCATATTAAGGGCTATGAATGAGGTTTATGTCTTTAAAGATGGAACTACAAGGTTCGATTGTACAGATGTGCCAGTAACTCACTTCAAGCCAAATGAGATAAATGTTAGTGTTGAAAAGCTTAGGGAACTTGGCTATGATAAAGACATTTATGGCAATGAGTTGGTTGATGGAGATCAGGTTGTTGAGCTAAAGCCACAGGATGTTATTATTCCAGAGAGTTGTGCAGAGTATTTTGTTAAAGTAGCTAATTTTATTGATGATTTATTGGAGAAATTTTACAATATGGAGAGATTCTACAATGTAAAAAAGAAAGAGGATTTAATTGGGCATTTAGTTATCGGTATGGCTCCTCACACATCAGCAGGGATGGTTGGAAGAATTATTGGCTACACAAAGGCAAATGTTGGCTATGCTCATCCTTATTTCCATGCTGCAAAGAGAAGGAACTGTGACGGAGATGAGGATTCTTTCTTTTTACTTTTAGACGCATTTCTAAACTTCTCTAAAAAATTCCTCCCAGATAAAAGAGGAGGACAGATGGACGCTCCATTAGTTTTAACTACAATATTGGATCCAAAAGAGGTTGATGGGGAAGTTCATAACATGGATACGATGTGGAGCTATCCTTTAGAGTTTTATGAGAAAACCTTAGAGATGCCTTCACCAAAAGAGGTTAAAGAGTTTATGGAAACTGTTGAAGATAGATTAGGAAATCCAGAACAGTATGAAGGAATCGGTTATACGCATGAAACTTCAAGAATAGATTTAGGTCCAAAGGTTTGTGCTTACAAAACCCTCGGATCAATGTTAGAAAAAACAACATCTCAATTATCAGTTGCTAAAAAGATTAGAGCTACTGATGAGAGGGATGTTGCTGAAAAGGTTATTCAATCCCACTTTATCCCGGATTTAATTGGAAATTTAAGGGCTTTCTCAAGGCAGGCAGTTAGATGTAAGTGTGGGGCTAAGTTTAGAAGGATTCCGTTAAGAGGAAAATGTCCAAAATGTGGCTCTAACTTAATATTGACGGTTTCAAAAGGGGCTGTTGAAAAGTATATGGACGTAGCGGAAAAGATGGCTGAGGAGTACGATGTAAATAATTATATAAAACAAAGATTAAAAATTATTAGAGAGGGAATAAATTCAATATTTGAAAATGATAAAAGTAAGCAAGTTAAGTTAAGTGATTTCTTTAAAATGAAGACCTAATTTTATTTTATATTGGTGGGATTATGAAAGTCATTCCTTTAGCTTCTGAAAGCTTAGGGGTTAGGTCAATGGCAACCTATGTAAAAACAAACGATGTTGGGATTTTAATAGACCCTGGTGTTGCCTTAGCCCCTGATAGATATGGATTAAAGCCAAATGAAATTGAATTCAAAAAATTAAAAGAATTGAGAAATAAAATTAATGACTATGCAAAAAAATCAGATATTATAACAATTTCTCACTATCATTACGACCATTATACACCATTTTTTGATGATATTTATTTGGATTCAAAGGATTATGCTAAAGAACTATACAAAGATAAAATTTTACTGATAAAGCATCCAACTGAGTTTATAAATAAGAGTCAGATGGAGAGGGCAAGGAAATTTTTGGAAAGTGTTAAAGATATTGCAAAGAAGATAGATTATGCTGACAACAAAACGTTTAAATTTGGAAAGACTGAGATAAAGTTTTCTCCACCATTCCCACATGGAAGGGATGATAAATTAGGATACGTTTTAATAACAACAGTTAAAGAAGGGAATTTTAAGTTTATGCACACTTCTGATACTCAAGGAGTTATATTTGATGATATTAGGGATTATATAGTCAAGGAAAAGCCAAACTTAATACTCATGGGAGGGCCTCCAACATATTTAATGCATAGGTATGGTAAGAAGAATTTAGAGAAGACCAACGAAAACTTAAAATATATAGTTGAAAATACTGGAGCTGAGATTATAATTGACCACCATTTATTGAGGGATAAGAAGTTTAGAGAGAGAATAAATATTGATTTTAAAACAGTTGCTGAGTTTTCAGGAGAGAAAAATTTGCTATTGGAAGCATATAGAAAAGAGATTAATCAAGGAAAAGATATCAATGAGTTGTTTAAATAATTTTATACCTCGATGATGAAAGTTACCCCCACTGACCTTTTGGAATGAAGAAATCGGCACTGTCTGAGAGGTATTATTTTTTGATTTTAATTTATTTTTAAAAATCATAATTTTAGTGATTTCCATGTTCATAGATGAGATTATTGGCAATTTAAAAGGAAATGAATTTTTAAACGCAGCTCTTTTAACTAAAAGTAATAAAAATAGGTTGTATTATGCAGTAAAACAGCCAGATGGTAATATAAAAGTAGTTCTTCCATTTGTTTTTCAAAATAAAAATTTTTTAAAACTTTCTGAATATAAAGAGGGGATAGAAGGAGCTACACAGAGAGTTATTGAAGAGATAAAAAATGAAATAATTAAGAAAAATAGATTTTTGCCGTTGGCAGGATATTTTGGTAGAATATATAAAGCTTTGTATGAGCCATTAACCGTGGTGAATTGTGATTTAAATATAGGCTATGACCTATGGAGAGCTGATAAGTACAACTATATTGAAGGAGATAAGATATATTTAATGCTTAGAATGATTTTTAAGGAAAGTGAAGCTAAAGATATAGCCAAACAAATTAATGAAATCTGCTATGATTTGGATAAATTTATTAAAAATATACCTATTGATTTGTTGATTGAAGAAGCAAAGAATATAATAAATCAAAAATATCTTAGGAACAAATTGGATGAGCTTGGATTAGTTTGCTTTATAGCTAATAATTCAAGACCTGCGAGAAAGTATACTGATGTTAGGAGGCATTACAGAATAGCAGGACCTAAAGAGGTGAATATTCCATTTGAATGCCCAGAAGAACTTGAGCCAGTGGAGATAG encodes:
- a CDS encoding carbohydrate kinase family protein, with amino-acid sequence MEKITCVGHTALDYIFNVEKFPEPNTSVQIPSARKYYGGAAANTAVGIKKLDVDSELLSCVGYDFKNSGYERYLKNLGINISKLYYSEEEETPKAWIFTDKDNNQITFFLWGAAKHYKELNPPKFNTEIVHIATGDPEFNLKCAKKAYGNNLVSFDPGQDLPQYSKENLLEMIEHTNFLFMNKHEFERALKLLNFDIDDYLKRVDVLIVTKGSKGSVIYTKDEKIDIPCIKAEAVVDPTGAGDSYRAGFLSAYVKGYSLKKCGLIGATTASFVVEAKGCQTNLPTWDMVVERLEKHGFKI
- a CDS encoding DUF2111 domain-containing protein is translated as MINISENSEAKELIPIAQAVHILVNKLPVAARSKNKPGVRLEKGEVVDTNYEGYVLRVAIKQGKVIRATPIVGPYAGLPVIVAPIKDGDKVVGAIGVVDITAGIFEDIIAIARRPELHKFLPEDAFPK
- a CDS encoding methanogenesis marker 5 protein; the encoded protein is MKKIFIYPPNSLILSDLVERFGHKPLNLNIVIGKLVRNPEIDSPPMNITDEEPKKGLKYAAVEVPSGVRGRMALIGPLIEEAEAAIIMEDAPIAFGCIGCQRTNELTLYLVRRKNIPTLKVKYPTNEEEAEILVNKIANFLKSLEESKEN
- the mmp3 gene encoding methyl-coenzyme M reductase-associated protein Mmp3, with translation MAKVIVNGKEKVGETLKDVIKDEYYKEGANIVIIKGVKREAEKIAKKFLIKTTKGNITVAITEDNETAKFFVNNYKNFVKKLRWVSGVDTAFGPTTIDLEISAEPGAFKKWDVLLSISGLDKDEGHIVFIKKKTEGIYGLKNPKIGIVVGGKWVIDRLDIGDKIIDIEPIKEEKEAVDYLVTTNLDTKLEDGWKIFTYFTAEFDGTPSAVEHCLALMEDGIFEISEKTNTYVADCRLQTLKIEEGNLIDRERGFITVRNYGVGEGKVYIYREGRSSSLSHTVVGRVKEGIELIDFSDSGILSVKTIPERLCAIGLTMEEAEEMFKKYNIEVEKEGDLENAIVVEQEPEYTLDVLKEKKVKIRGLDKSKIVVIELYEDKAPITTWYFRKTTGLTTKRVGKLHVYFKHKDVVMFKGNPDYSKGLLPENIPTDKVEPCAIGVTNMVSRYKGMIGVRLGESDKFGPTGESFEKTNIVGRIVENAEYLKNVKSGEDVYLLLKK
- a CDS encoding lactaldehyde dehydrogenase, with protein sequence MFIDGKWIDREDFEVINPYTLEVIKKIPALSREEVKEAIDTAEKYKEVMKNLSISKRYNILMNIAKQIKERKEELAKILAIDAGKPIKQARVEVERSIGTFKLAAFYAKEFRDEAIPSDDKLIFTKREPVGIVGAITPFNFPLNLSAHKIASAIATGNVVIHHPSSKAPLACIELAKIIERALKKYKVPLGVYNLLTGAGEVVGDEMVVNEKVNMISFTGSLKVGEMIAKKAGFKKITLELGGVNPNIVLKDANLEKAVNSLIKGSFIYAGQVCISVGMILVDESIADRFIEMFVNKAKELNVGNPLDERTDVGPLISVEHAEWVEGIVEKAIDEGGKLLLGGKRDKAIFYPTILEVDRDNILCKTETFAPVIPIIRANEEEMIDIANSTEYGLHSAVFTNDINKALKFAENLEFGGVIINDSSLFRQDNMPFGGVKKSGLGREGIKYAMEEMSSIKTVIISK
- the rbcL gene encoding type III ribulose-bisphosphate carboxylase; the protein is MDYIDLNYTPNENDLLSCMIIKGENLEKLANEIAGESSIGTWTKVQTMKSDIYTKLKPKVYEIKEIGNEGRYKIGLIKIAYPLYAFEINNMPGVLAGIAGNIFGMKIAKGLRILDFRFPEEFVKSYKGPRFGIEGVRKTLKIKERPLLGTIVKPKVGLRTEEHAKVAYEAWVGGVDLVKDDENLTSQEFNKFEDRVYKTLEMRDKAEEETGERKAYMPNITAPYREMLRRAEIAEDAGSEYVMIDVVVSGFSAVQSFREEEFNFIIHAHRAMHAAITRGRDFGISMLALAKIYRLLGVDQLHIGTVVGKMEGGEKEVKAIRDEIVYDKVEADNENKFFNQEWFGINPIFPVSSGGVHPKLVPKIVEILGRDLIIQAGGGVHGHPDGTKAGAKAMRAAIEAVVEGKSLEEKAEEVEELKKALGYWK
- a CDS encoding DNA-directed DNA polymerase II large subunit; protein product: MVHVACSENMKKYFESIVDEVKKIYKIAEECRKKGFDPVDEVEIPLAADMADRVEGLVGPKGVAGRIRELVKELGKEPAALEIAKEIVEGKFGDFDKEKKAEQAVRTALAVLTEGIVAAPLEGIADVKIKKNPDGSEYLAIYYAGPIRSAGGTAQALSVLVGDFVRKAMGLDRYKPTEDEIERYVEEVELYQSEVGSFQYNPKADEIRTAVRNIPIEITGEATDDVEVSGHRDLPRVETNQLRGGALLVLVEGVLLKAPKILRHVDKLGIEGWDWLKDLMSKKEEEEEEKDEKIDDEDVDEEEEEISGYWRDIKIEANKKFISEVIAGRPVFAHPSKVGGFRLRYGRSRNTGFATQGFHPALMYLVDEFMAVGTQLKTERPGKATCVVPVDSIEPPIVKLKNGDVIRVDTIEKAIEVRDRVEEILFLGDVLVNYGDFLENNHPLLPSCWCEEWYEKVLIASNVGYDKEFIKNPKPEEAVKFALETKTPLHPRYTYHWHDVSKEDIILLRNWLLKGKEDDFEGKKVWIVGLETEDDKKAKRILELIGCCHLVRNKKVMIEEYYPLLYSLGYDVENKKDLIENIDEILNSAKNSMHLINLLAPFEVRRNTYVYVGARMGRPEKAAPRKMKPPVNGLFPIGNAGGQVRLINKAVEENNTDDIDVSYTRCPKCGKISLYRVCPFCGTKVELDTFGKIKAPLKEYWYAALKRLGINKPGDVKCIKGMTSKQKIVEPLEKAILRAMNEVYVFKDGTTRFDCTDVPVTHFKPNEINVSVEKLRELGYDKDIYGNELVDGDQVVELKPQDVIIPESCAEYFVKVANFIDDLLEKFYNMERFYNVKKKEDLIGHLVIGMAPHTSAGMVGRIIGYTKANVGYAHPYFHAAKRRNCDGDEDSFFLLLDAFLNFSKKFLPDKRGGQMDAPLVLTTILDPKEVDGEVHNMDTMWSYPLEFYEKTLEMPSPKEVKEFMETVEDRLGNPEQYEGIGYTHETSRIDLGPKVCAYKTLGSMLEKTTSQLSVAKKIRATDERDVAEKVIQSHFIPDLIGNLRAFSRQAVRCKCGAKFRRIPLRGKCPKCGSNLILTVSKGAVEKYMDVAEKMAEEYDVNNYIKQRLKIIREGINSIFENDKSKQVKLSDFFKMKT
- a CDS encoding MBL fold metallo-hydrolase, producing MKVIPLASESLGVRSMATYVKTNDVGILIDPGVALAPDRYGLKPNEIEFKKLKELRNKINDYAKKSDIITISHYHYDHYTPFFDDIYLDSKDYAKELYKDKILLIKHPTEFINKSQMERARKFLESVKDIAKKIDYADNKTFKFGKTEIKFSPPFPHGRDDKLGYVLITTVKEGNFKFMHTSDTQGVIFDDIRDYIVKEKPNLILMGGPPTYLMHRYGKKNLEKTNENLKYIVENTGAEIIIDHHLLRDKKFRERINIDFKTVAEFSGEKNLLLEAYRKEINQGKDINELFK